The Rhipicephalus sanguineus isolate Rsan-2018 chromosome 4, BIME_Rsan_1.4, whole genome shotgun sequence DNA window ggagctgcgtaagaggtctcgctatatccgcaaaatttttcacgaagcgtcgaaaatacgaacatagtccgagaaagctgcggacatccttcacagatcgtggaacgggaaagttcttgactgcgctgattttcgccgggtctggctgtactccgttagcgtctactaaatggccaagtactgtaatttggtcgcggccaaaatgacattttgatgagttcagctgcaggccagcacgACGGAAGATGGCTAAGACGGCTGAGAGGCGTTCTATATGAGTTTCAAATGTTggggaaaaaacaacgacatcgtccaggtagcacaaacaggtggaccatttaaatcctcggagcaaagagtccatcattcgttcaaaggtggctggggcgttacataggccaaagggcatgaccttgaattgatataggccatcgggggtgataaatgccgtcttttcacgatccatatcgtccacctcaatctgccagtacccggaacggaggtcgatggaagaaaaatagcgggcaccatagaggcagtcaagggcatcatctattcgtggcagagggtagacgtctttttttgtaattctgtttaggtggcgataatcgacacagaaacgccatgtgccgtcctttttgcgcactagcacgacaggggatgcccaaggactgcaggacggctcaatgatgttcttggcgagcattttgtcgacttcagcttggataatttgacgctcagtcgccgacacgcgatatgggcgcctatgaataggaggctggtcagctgtgttgatgcggtgggttacaccagtagcttttcccaatggacggccgctgagatcgaaaacgtcgacgtAGGACAGCAGAAGCTGGTGGAGCTCGCCAGTCTGCTGCGGCGTTAAGGTGCAAGCAATCATCGACCGTATCGCGCTGTCGGGACAAGGATTAGATTGTTGCTGGGCATGGGGACCGGACAGAGCGGTCACCGTGAGAGCAGCCACCGCGCTGTCTTCTAAGGTCGAAAgtaatgccaaagagatgccttgcgggagcacttgcggtgtcaaactaaaattgacaacgggaaggcacgtggagttccctgtgacagaaagaaccgtgtgtggtagcgtaataccacgacttatcaggacatcggtgataggggtcagtacatagtcgccgtcTGGAACTGGTGGTGTTGCGACAAATTCGacataggtcagtgtttggggtgcgaggcgagcgtatccggcagtgcagaggcgactcggccggggcacaggagggtcgatcatgggcaagtggagacggagcgcactggccgagcagtcaatgagggcagaatgcgcagacaagaagtcgtggcctaggatgacgtcgtggggacattgttcaaggacggcgaagaggacAACTGTGTAGCGATCAGCAATGCTTACAGAAGCGGAGCACATTCccacgacagatgctgttccgccgtcggccACACGGACAAATggagtcgtcgcaggtgtgagaactttcttgagcttgcgtcTAAAATCCGTGTTCATAACGGAaacttgagcgccagtgtcgactagagctgtcacaggcactccgtcgacttgtacgtcaataaggttccgtttcgtcggtatggtcagtagaggattttcgcttggtccgattgatgcagcgccacctccaggggctgcagcaCTTAGTTTTCCGTCGGCGAACGTCGTGGGGGAGCGGGGGAAGGTGGTCGTCGGGGCTGAGGGGAACGGGACTGGCGACGGTGAGGTGAGGGAGAGCGGGAGTAGTGGGGATCGTGGGGGGCAAAGTGGTCCTGATGGGAAGAGTATgcctgaggggcaaagtgggcCGGAGGGGTGTAGTGGGCCGGAGGGGCGAAGTGGCCTGGGCTGGTTGCAGAACGAGGAGCGGGACGATTATTGAAGGAAGGCGGGAAATTTTGTGCAGGAGAACCCCAGCGACTTCGGCAATGACGAGATATGTGTCCTATTCGGTGACAGTAGAAGCATATGGGCTTGTCATCAGGTGTTCTCCATTCGGACGGATTACGGAACGCTGGTGGCGAGCCAGACGGGGGTCGACGTGAGGGCGTGAAGTGCGGCgggaagtcggtacggggaggtGTCGAAATAGAGCTGacacccatgctggcaatttcctgtcaGATTACTGCTTGAAGAAGGGGTAAAGGGACGGAAGGAGGTGTGTCAGAGGATGGTGGTGCCACGGTAACAGgggcggctgcttcaagttcacgcctaacgagtcgggtcaagttatcgcaggcgtccggttgccggtatgtagcgaggcaagaagacgtcactgcggtattcggaaggcgcggGAACAGTTGGGAGACACGCCTACTTTTAGCCTGTTCCAAGCGACGACATTGTTGAAGTACCGCATCGACAGAGGACACGTTAGTGCACaacaacaagttgaacgcgtcgtcggcgatacccttgagtatgtgcgcaacttgttcttgctcagacatggtttcgtcagctttgcggcaaagggccaggacatGTTGAATATAACTGAGGTAGGACTCAGTGGAGCTTTGCGTGCGAGTCGATAATTCAGTCTTTGCGGCGAGGCGACGTCCAAGAGAGTTGCCAAAAAGTTCGCGAATCTTTTTCTTAAAGCTGTCCCAGCTGGTAATCTCATGCTCATGGGTGTCAAACCAGAGACGAGGGGTTCCGTCCAGGTAAAatatgacattcgcgagcataaGAGGGGGccccacctgtaactggcgctgacgcgttcgtacaGGCGCAGCCACTGGTCGACGTTAGAACCTTCGAGGCCCGAGAAGACGCCAGGCTCTTTCACGGCGGGAAGCGTGACGAAAGTGGGTGCGGCCGGTGGGTTGGCAGGTAGGgcaggaggcaatgcgggcggcGGGGATGTAGCCGAGTCTTGGGAGGCTAGGGGGAAATCCTCGAGacaacgtccgctgcggagttccgtggcgaggtaGGGGATCGcacacctccaccaaatatgttacggaaaAACACCAAttcagagggatacgtatccctgtacTGTTTTCAGCTTAGGCGAGCAGcacaaccgacgcgaacagcacgcgccagtctgtctgtttcgtccttctcttcgtctctttggccgcgatgccgctggtacgtagcaatattgtGAATGTCGCATTCCAGGCCTTTGTGCATAATTCTGAAGTGTGCTTTCAGGCGCCCGAAGGAGTTTTCAACCATGCGCCTTGCGCTTGAAAGCCTATAATTAAAGACTTGCGACACCGATCCAACAGGCCCTGGCCTAGGAAATGGCTTCATTAAGTGAGGCTGCAAGGGGAACGCCTGATCAGCCAGCACAACAGGTCCAACAGCCACGCCTTCAATGACCTTGCTTTGCATCTTGAACAAATCGCTGCTCATGACGGCTGGCAAACGCGACCGCTCGAACACAGCTGCATCGTGAATGCGGCCTGGCGAACCAACATTCGTGTACATGAACTTATAGTGGTGGTCAACGACGGCAAGTAGGATAATGCTATACCACCCCTTATAGTTGAAATAATCGGTGGCATGCTCCTTTGGAGGGCAAACTTCGACGTGGCAACCATCCAGTGCGCCAAAACCTTGAGGGAACCCCGCGACAGCGACGAACTGACGTAAGTGCTCCTCCAGTCCTCGAGACGTTGGAAACCACACAAAACGCGGTTCTAAGCGCCGTACAACCACACTGCAAAATTCCTGAATATAATATTAACGGAGGAACGGCTGACGCCAAATAGATTGGCCACGGTTCTCTCTTCGGCAGATGTGGCCAACCGATACAGTGCAATGGCgacgcgcttggccagtggtatTGCTTTTCGCATGTTCGTATCTTGCCGTTCCATAGACGCACACACGCTAGCAATGTAGTGAAACGTGTTTTCCCTGAAGTTTTCCCTGAAGACACTGTCCGGAAAGCGGGGGAGGGTCTCCTCGTACCAACACTGCGCCCGCGGATACGACCACACATTACGCTCACAAAAGCACAGCCTCGCAGCCGTGGCCGCGAGTACGCGACACCGCCTTTCTTCGTTCGTGATATCGTCGTCAAGCGCCTCGAGTTCTTCTTGCAGACGAAGTATTTGCAAATCCTTCTGGCGCAGGGCTGTTTGCTGGGTGGCCAAAACAACAAAGAGCTGGTCGAGGTCCTCGTTCCCAGCAGGGATCAGTACTGCTCAAAGACATCGCACTGTGAGCGCAAGGAAATCGAAAAAAAATACTGAACGATAGAAGAAAAGCTACACTTCCAGGAAACCTATCAAAGAAACGCGGAGCACTCCACCAAAACAAACCACGCATGTCTTGCTCAACGACGTTGAACAGTTCATGTTAAAATAAATGTGACAAACGAAATGAAGATAattaaagaacacacacacaatagAGGAAAAGCGACACTTAACTGGAACAAAAACGCGAAACACTCCACCGAAACAAAGCACGCAGGCCAAGCGTAGAAACGTAAAAACTGACAGATTGACTTGGCTTTCGCAACGACCACGATATGACTTTGCCCATTGTTGCAAATCCATCCCTAACTTATGCCAAATATCGTCGAGGCATACGAGGGTATATGCTCGGTGACCTCAGATATTAGCAAAAAGGATTTATTGTGAAGTAAATTCATTTTACTTGCCAGAATACTTGTGTAAAGCGGATCAAACGTTCTACTTTTATTTGTTGAGCTAAGTATCACATGACTAGCTTGACGACTGGAACCGAGAACAGCTTTTATCGTGTAACATGTGTCAACTGCGGTTAGCGCTAACTGCGGTTTGCTCCGGTTAACTGAGGTTGGTCGAAACTGAGCTTAACCtgcccgtgtaactagggtattAGTGTGCTCTCGCTGATTACGCAGTAACATGCTCAACTATGCTTAAACACATTCTTCTATACTCACCTTGGCTTCGCCTAACTCAGTTATGCCTGTTTAATGTAATTATGCTACATGAAAAAAAGTATCGCGGGTGAGCTTTGTTCGATCTCACACAACACAGGGAAACATAATTGAACCTTTTCCTAATTAACACTACTTAGGATTAACTGAGTTTTATTAGCTTCACCTTGGTCAGCGGTAATGctcctgagcttggctgcaaGGGGCTCACAGGAAACCAGCTTCGACTGCTTGAAAAGAACACGATTAATTTGATTTGCTTATTTAAAGCTAATTACGCTCTGATTTAATTTGGAAGTGCCATGCTCAACTATGCCTAATCAGATTCATCCCTACATGTCTTGACACCGCTTAATTAGGTTGACTAGTTTAattaacgttgaggaaataggctACGTGAAACTCGAGTATCTAGGGTGTGCTTGGTTTGATATAAGCCTAATTAGTGCCATTATTAACGCTAATTAGGCTTTATTGCCCTAATTAGTCTCAGCTCGGTCATGGGTAatcctcctgagcttggcttcattgggctgatggggaattcgacttggcttaattggtaacaagtaggcttgccttgtttatgcaTAATATGCTTGGAGATATCGGGTGAAACCATGATAAACTATgtttaattagatttggctatacttttCTGGACTCAACTGCTCTCATGTAACGTCAACTTGGCCgaacatgaaaacggcaagctgggctaagcTTTATTAAaatttgcttaaatgaacttacttatgcttggctttattacaagataccatgcacaactaggtttaatcagtttcggctacacctactttggcttaactaggcacatctaagcttaacatggcttaaagcggcaaagacgagctgggttgagaaacttaaacaggtatgcttggcttcactaggttctacgatgcttagttcggctgattgaccggtgtaaaaagcgacgcgcgcacggtGCTTGAGCCGGCCCCGGcgcagccgcttcgtaaaac harbors:
- the LOC119391829 gene encoding uncharacterized protein LOC119391829 yields the protein MGVSSISTPPRTDFPPHFTPSRRPPSGSPPAFRNPSEWRTPDDKPICFYCHRIGHISRHCRSRWGSPAQNFPPSFNNRPAPRSATSPGHFAPPAHYTPPAHFAPQAYSSHQDHFAPHDPHYSRSPSPHRRQSRSPQPRRPPSPAPPRRSPTEN